The segment GCTGGGCCGGCAGTGGGGGCGCGACACGGACTGGCGTAAGACGATGGGACAGTAGCTGAGAAAGATACAGCTCCCGCAGGTTGCATACCTGCGGGAGCGTTTTTTATTTCCATCCAGGGATGTGCACAATCCCGGAAAGCTGGAGCGCCATGATCAGCACGCCGACGACCAGCATGATGCGCACCACTTTCTCGCCCTTTTCCACCTGAAACCTGCTCCCGAACCACCCGCCCAGGCTGTTGCCAACTCCCAGCGCGATGCCCAGCGGCCAATCCACCTTGCCCTCGATGGCAAACATGATGAGCGCCACGATGGTGAGCAGACCGATGATGAAAACCTTGAGGGCGTTGGTGCGTACCAGGTCCAGGCCGGTCAGGAAGACAATGAAGGCGATGGTGAGGAAGCCCACGCCGGCCTGCAGGAACCCCCCGTACACTCCGATCAGGAAAAAGCCCA is part of the Anaerolineae bacterium genome and harbors:
- a CDS encoding sulfite exporter TauE/SafE family protein, coding for RSKGVSDLRLSLLFSVPTIIGSIVGARIAIDLPDALFRRVLAIVMVAVLVIVLWDPAKRMKKVDKTLTPLRAVVAVVGFFLIGVYGGFLQAGVGFLTIAFIVFLTGLDLVRTNALKVFIIGLLTIVALIMFAIEGKVDWPLGIALGVGNSLGGWFGSRFQVEKGEKVVRIMLVVGVLIMALQLSGIVHIPGWK